AATAATTCCATCGTGGAAAATGGCAACATCCGTAGTTCCACCACCAATATCTACCAGCACCACTCCTGCCTCTTTTTCTTCTTTGGTAAGCACCGCATCTGCCGAAGCAAGAGGCTCTAAAACAATCTCCTCTAGTTTTAATCCAGCCTTGTCTATACAGCGATTTATGTTCTTAGCTGCTGCAACCTGCCCGATAATAACATGGAAATTAGCCTCGAGTCGGCGACCATACATCCCAACAGGATCTTTAATTCCTTGCTCGTGATCCACGATATATTCCTGAGGTAAGGCGTGTAGAATTTCTTCTCCTGGAAGAGTTACTAGCTTATACATATCATCGATAAGCCTATCTACATCGTCTTGTGTAATTTCTTCTTCGTACGAGTTAAGCGTTATTTGACCGCGGTGCTGGTAACTTTTAATGTGCTGGCCCGCAATTCCAACCACCACATTTCTAATGTTTACCTGAGCTTTTTTCTCCGCTAAAGCAACAGCCTCCTCAATAGATTGCACAGCTTGTGCAATATTGGAAACAACCCCACGAGAAACTCCAAGGGATTCGGTTTTACCCATCCCTACGATTTCTATTTTCCCAAACTCATTTTTGCGACCAACGATACACGCAATTTTGGTAGTACCGATATCTAAGCCAACTACGATTTCCTCTTGTTCCATGGTCTATTTTTTAGTGCAGACAACCTGATCCTTAAACTTTAAACTAACTTTTTGGTACCTATTCCAGCCTTTGTACGAAAGACCTTGTAGGTAGAATATTTTTAGGTTTTCGAATTTGGTTTCCGACTCGGAGTCATCTCCAAATTCAATAATATGATTTCCCACCCTTGGCACGAACTCAAACTCCTGATTTTCATTAACATACAATTGTTGAAG
This genomic interval from Luteibaculum oceani contains the following:
- the ftsA gene encoding cell division protein FtsA, whose protein sequence is MEQEEIVVGLDIGTTKIACIVGRKNEFGKIEIVGMGKTESLGVSRGVVSNIAQAVQSIEEAVALAEKKAQVNIRNVVVGIAGQHIKSYQHRGQITLNSYEEEITQDDVDRLIDDMYKLVTLPGEEILHALPQEYIVDHEQGIKDPVGMYGRRLEANFHVIIGQVAAAKNINRCIDKAGLKLEEIVLEPLASADAVLTKEEKEAGVVLVDIGGGTTDVAIFHDGIIRHSAVIPFGGNVITEDIKSGCAILKNQAEKLKVKFGSALQDESQENEIVCIPGLQNRPSKEISVKNLAGIVQCRMEEIIDHIYYEIKNSKLQDQLIAGIVVTGGGSQLKHIKQLFEYKTGFDTRIGYPNMHLGKSFDDSIGSPSHATGVGLVMKGFNGKQSANPDSAVYNNTVKYHSKARKGNFFKTIFNNAIKILDEEN